One Halobaculum roseum DNA segment encodes these proteins:
- a CDS encoding MFS transporter yields MIAVVFLDLLGFGVVIPILPFYVRSFGVSDVFIGLIAAAYSLAQFLAAPTLGRISDERGRRPVIAFSVAMAGVAWLVFGFATEVGAVAGTAAAVATLLLSRTLAGAAGGNISAAQAYIADVTPRDRRAGALGLVGAAFSLGFVFGPALGGLAASGEVVAAADALLPAFVPTTRFTLPSFLAAGLSFLAAGAAVLVLREPERTRTPNAPRRSLVAQFRDALSDDALRPLVGSYFVASVAFAGIQVMFIPFAADFYGYDATAAAVFLTYIGVLGTINQGALVGPLERRLGAVRLAGIGGSALAASLALLPFTPLIGAALPLAGDPGSGLLSGALVTGPTVALFAVGALLSFGNGALNVSLSTLVSERASDETQGAAFGVTQGAGSLGRTVGPPAAAAAYVLAYWSPFVAGAVLLVPVVWVLARGAATESTGAW; encoded by the coding sequence GTGATCGCCGTCGTCTTCCTCGACCTGCTCGGCTTCGGCGTCGTCATCCCGATCCTCCCGTTCTACGTCCGGTCGTTCGGCGTCAGCGACGTGTTCATCGGGCTCATCGCAGCCGCCTACTCGCTGGCGCAGTTCCTCGCGGCGCCGACGCTCGGCCGGATCTCCGACGAGCGGGGTCGCCGCCCGGTGATCGCCTTCTCGGTCGCGATGGCGGGCGTCGCCTGGCTCGTCTTCGGCTTCGCCACCGAGGTCGGCGCCGTCGCCGGCACTGCGGCCGCCGTCGCGACCCTCCTCCTGTCGCGGACGCTCGCCGGCGCCGCCGGCGGCAACATCTCCGCCGCACAGGCGTACATCGCCGACGTGACTCCCCGCGACCGGCGGGCCGGCGCGCTCGGGCTCGTCGGCGCCGCCTTCTCGCTGGGGTTCGTGTTCGGCCCCGCGCTCGGCGGCCTCGCCGCCAGCGGGGAGGTCGTCGCGGCCGCGGACGCGCTCCTCCCGGCGTTCGTCCCGACGACGCGGTTCACGCTCCCGAGCTTCCTCGCCGCGGGGCTGTCCTTCCTCGCCGCGGGCGCGGCCGTGCTCGTGTTGCGCGAGCCCGAGCGGACCCGGACCCCGAACGCGCCGCGTCGGTCGCTGGTCGCACAGTTCCGCGATGCGTTGTCCGACGACGCGTTGCGGCCGCTGGTGGGCTCCTACTTCGTCGCGAGCGTCGCCTTCGCGGGCATCCAGGTGATGTTCATCCCCTTCGCCGCGGACTTCTACGGCTACGACGCGACCGCGGCGGCCGTCTTCCTCACCTACATCGGCGTCCTCGGGACGATCAATCAGGGCGCGCTCGTGGGCCCGCTGGAGCGCCGACTCGGCGCGGTCCGGCTGGCGGGGATCGGCGGGAGCGCGCTCGCGGCGTCGCTGGCGTTGCTCCCGTTCACCCCCCTGATCGGCGCGGCGCTCCCGCTCGCGGGCGACCCCGGGAGCGGACTGCTGTCGGGGGCGCTGGTGACCGGACCGACCGTCGCGCTGTTCGCCGTCGGCGCGCTGCTGTCGTTCGGCAACGGCGCCTTGAACGTCTCGCTGTCGACGCTCGTCTCCGAGCGCGCCAGCGACGAGACCCAGGGGGCGGCCTTCGGCGTCACGCAGGGCGCCGGGAGCCTCGGGCGGACCGTCGGCCCGCCGGCCGCCGCCGCGGCGTACGTGCTGGCGTACTGGTCGCCGTTCGTCGCCGGCGCCGTGCTGCTGGTTCCGGTGGTGTGGGTGCTGGCCCGCGGCGCGGCGACCGAGTCCACGGGGGCGTGGTGA
- a CDS encoding HAD family hydrolase — MTVDTAIWFDLDGTLLRFPEYGRVVARACGAVGVDAVGDFREVYDDAFFEHLDALDPEPYRRAAAAGLAAVGSDADPAAFVAALRDAEYDTMPAPPAVRETLAGLSGEEGVAVGVCTNGVSDWQRGKLRAAGLAEYVDATVVSDEAGAHKPDPAPFERAEAAIDATRRVMIGDGEDADVAGAREHGWEAVHVEGPADVPEAVDSVR, encoded by the coding sequence GTGACCGTCGACACCGCCATCTGGTTCGACCTCGACGGCACGCTCCTGCGGTTTCCCGAGTACGGCAGGGTCGTGGCGCGCGCCTGCGGCGCCGTCGGCGTCGACGCCGTCGGCGACTTCCGTGAGGTCTACGACGACGCGTTCTTCGAGCACCTCGACGCGCTCGATCCCGAGCCGTACCGCCGCGCGGCCGCCGCCGGGCTCGCGGCGGTCGGCAGTGACGCGGACCCGGCCGCGTTCGTCGCGGCGCTGCGGGACGCCGAGTACGACACGATGCCGGCGCCCCCCGCCGTCCGGGAGACGCTCGCGGGGCTCTCGGGCGAGGAGGGCGTCGCCGTCGGCGTCTGCACGAACGGCGTGAGCGACTGGCAACGGGGGAAGCTCCGCGCGGCCGGCCTCGCGGAGTACGTCGACGCGACCGTCGTCAGCGACGAGGCGGGCGCGCACAAGCCCGACCCCGCGCCGTTCGAGCGCGCCGAGGCGGCGATCGACGCGACCCGCCGGGTGATGATCGGCGACGGCGAGGACGCGGACGTGGCGGGCGCCCGCGAGCACGGCTGGGAGGCGGTCCACGTCGAGGGTCCCGCGGACGTGCCGGAGGCCGTCGACTCTGTTCGATAG
- a CDS encoding DNA polymerase sliding clamp, with amino-acid sequence MFKAIVSASTLRDALDSVSVLVDECKIRLNEDELAIRAVDPANVGMVDLTLEAAAFESYEADGGVIGVNLNRLEDIAGMANSGDLVQLELDEETRKLHIQIDGLSYTLALIDPDSIRQEPDIPDLDLPAEIVVEGAQIARGITAADMVSDHIRLRVDEGEEAFFIEAEGDTDDVDLRLDREDLIDLQAGPADSLFSLDYLKDMNKAIPKDAEVRVELGEEFPVKLHYEFGEGMGQVTYMLAPRIQSD; translated from the coding sequence ATGTTCAAGGCCATCGTGAGTGCGTCTACCCTCCGCGACGCGCTCGACTCGGTGAGCGTGCTGGTCGACGAGTGCAAGATCCGGCTCAACGAGGACGAACTCGCGATCCGCGCCGTCGACCCGGCCAACGTCGGCATGGTCGATCTCACGCTCGAGGCCGCCGCGTTCGAATCCTACGAGGCCGACGGAGGGGTCATCGGGGTCAACCTCAACCGCCTGGAGGACATCGCCGGGATGGCGAACTCCGGCGACCTCGTCCAGCTGGAACTCGACGAGGAGACCCGCAAGCTCCACATCCAGATCGACGGCCTGAGCTACACGCTCGCGCTCATCGACCCCGACTCGATCCGCCAGGAGCCGGACATCCCGGACCTGGACCTCCCGGCGGAGATCGTCGTCGAGGGCGCCCAGATCGCCCGCGGGATCACCGCCGCCGACATGGTGTCGGACCACATCCGCCTGCGCGTCGACGAGGGCGAGGAGGCGTTCTTCATCGAGGCGGAGGGCGACACCGACGACGTGGACCTCCGGCTCGACCGCGAGGACCTCATCGACCTGCAGGCCGGCCCGGCCGACTCGCTGTTCAGCCTCGATTACCTCAAGGACATGAACAAGGCCATCCCGAAGGACGCGGAGGTCCGCGTCGAACTCGGCGAGGAGTTCCCGGTGAAGCTGCACTACGAGTTCGGCGAGGGCATGGGACAGGTCACGTATATGCTCGCGCCGCGCATCCAGAGCGACTGA
- a CDS encoding DNA adenine methylase has translation MVEPILKWAGGKRQLLPEITGRFPVEFERYHEPFVGGGAVYFHLEPEGGSINDLNDRLVTLYEVIRDRDPEALIAENRSHEHDEEYYYDARDEFNELHELDDKTADERLREASLFVYLNRTCFNGLYRENNSGEFNVPVGRYANPDWVQADRIRALHDVLRDTAIHNGDFEYVREEASEGDLVYFDPPYEPVSTTADFTDYHAEGFDREDQRRLRDLAVDLDAMGVSVVLSNSPPVAELYEDAEAFTVHVVEATRAINSDADNRGEVAEVLITNVPEARQRRTTLSTFE, from the coding sequence ATGGTCGAGCCGATCCTCAAGTGGGCCGGCGGCAAACGCCAGCTGCTCCCCGAGATCACGGGCCGGTTCCCCGTCGAGTTCGAGCGGTATCACGAGCCGTTCGTCGGCGGCGGCGCCGTCTACTTCCACCTCGAACCGGAGGGCGGCTCGATCAACGACCTCAACGACCGGCTGGTGACGCTGTACGAGGTCATCCGCGACCGCGATCCCGAAGCCCTGATCGCGGAGAACAGGTCCCACGAGCACGACGAGGAGTACTACTACGACGCCCGCGACGAGTTCAACGAGCTCCACGAGCTCGACGACAAGACCGCGGACGAACGGCTCCGGGAGGCGTCGCTGTTCGTCTACCTGAACCGGACCTGCTTCAACGGGCTGTACCGCGAGAACAACAGCGGCGAGTTCAACGTCCCCGTCGGCCGCTACGCCAACCCCGACTGGGTGCAGGCCGACCGGATCCGCGCGCTCCACGACGTGTTGCGGGACACGGCGATCCACAACGGGGACTTCGAGTACGTCCGCGAGGAGGCGTCGGAGGGGGACCTCGTCTACTTCGACCCGCCGTACGAGCCGGTGTCGACGACCGCGGACTTCACCGACTACCACGCCGAGGGATTCGACAGAGAGGATCAGCGACGCCTGCGCGACCTCGCGGTCGACCTCGATGCGATGGGCGTCTCGGTCGTCCTCTCGAACTCGCCGCCGGTCGCGGAGCTGTACGAGGACGCCGAGGCGTTCACCGTCCACGTCGTGGAGGCGACGCGGGCGATCAACAGCGACGCCGACAACCGCGGCGAGGTCGCGGAGGTGCTGATCACGAACGTCCCCGAGGCCCGACAGCGACGGACGACGCTGTCGACGTTCGAGTGA
- a CDS encoding 23S rRNA (uridine(2552)-2'-O)-methyltransferase has translation MARKDDYYNRAKQEGYRARSAYKLRQIDEEVDLFDTGDTVVDLGAAPGGWLQVAAEEVTEAGRVVGVDLQRIDDLDHPHVETVRGDMTEERTRYYLRKALGVDPDPDEDTEPERPVDLVVSDMAPNMTGEYQLDHARSIHLCRQAFDTALELLRPGGDFVVKVFDGPDLADFREDVEAQFQYVRAYTPEASRKRSSERYLIARGRTDSPVAAGDRLTVEVTDVGEEGDGVARVDGYTLFVPGAEAGETVEVVVDDVKPRFGFAERVD, from the coding sequence ATGGCTCGCAAGGACGACTACTACAACCGGGCGAAACAGGAGGGCTACCGCGCGCGCTCCGCCTACAAGCTCCGGCAGATCGACGAGGAGGTCGACCTGTTCGACACCGGCGACACCGTCGTCGACCTGGGCGCCGCCCCAGGCGGCTGGCTCCAGGTCGCCGCCGAGGAGGTGACCGAGGCCGGCCGCGTCGTCGGCGTCGACCTCCAGCGCATCGACGACCTCGATCACCCGCACGTCGAGACGGTCCGCGGCGACATGACCGAGGAGCGCACGCGCTACTACCTCCGGAAGGCGCTCGGCGTCGACCCGGACCCCGACGAGGACACCGAGCCCGAGCGACCCGTCGACCTGGTCGTCTCGGACATGGCCCCGAACATGACCGGCGAGTATCAGCTCGACCACGCCCGGTCGATCCACCTCTGCCGGCAGGCGTTCGACACCGCGCTCGAACTCCTGAGGCCCGGCGGCGACTTCGTCGTGAAGGTGTTCGACGGCCCCGACCTCGCCGACTTCCGCGAGGACGTGGAGGCGCAGTTCCAGTACGTCCGGGCGTACACGCCGGAGGCGAGCCGGAAGCGCTCCTCCGAGCGCTACCTGATCGCCCGCGGCCGCACCGACTCGCCCGTTGCGGCGGGCGACCGGCTCACGGTCGAGGTGACCGACGTCGGCGAGGAGGGCGACGGCGTCGCCCGCGTCGACGGGTACACGCTGTTCGTCCCCGGCGCCGAGGCCGGCGAGACCGTCGAGGTCGTCGTCGACGACGTGAAGCCGCGGTTCGGGTTCGCCGAGCGCGTCGACTGA
- a CDS encoding queuosine precursor transporter, with the protein MSGADGVAVAEPRRLNVPLAAVVLTALFVAALVTAQVISAKLLAVSLPVLGAVTAPGGTLAYAVTFFASDCLSELYGKSYARKVVNVAFAMNFVLLALVFATIATPAAQGSVDPAAFETVLGLSGNVVLGSLAAYVISQNWDVIAFHRIREFTDGDALWLRNVGSTASSQLIDTVVFTLVAFAVAPAVFGVGAALPTPVLVSLVVGQYVLKLLIALVDTPLVYAAVALVRREESDAAGVSA; encoded by the coding sequence ATGAGCGGCGCCGACGGCGTCGCCGTCGCGGAACCCCGCCGGCTGAACGTGCCGCTGGCGGCGGTCGTGCTCACCGCCCTGTTCGTCGCCGCGCTGGTCACCGCGCAGGTCATCTCGGCGAAGCTGCTCGCGGTCTCGCTGCCGGTGCTCGGCGCCGTCACTGCGCCCGGCGGGACGCTCGCGTACGCGGTCACCTTCTTCGCCTCCGACTGCCTCTCGGAGCTGTACGGCAAGTCGTACGCCCGGAAGGTGGTCAACGTCGCGTTCGCGATGAACTTCGTCCTGCTGGCGCTGGTGTTCGCGACCATCGCGACGCCGGCGGCGCAGGGGTCGGTCGACCCCGCCGCCTTCGAGACGGTGCTCGGCCTCTCCGGGAACGTCGTGCTCGGCTCGCTGGCCGCCTACGTGATCAGCCAGAACTGGGACGTGATCGCCTTCCACCGCATCCGCGAGTTCACTGACGGCGACGCGCTGTGGCTGCGAAACGTCGGCTCGACCGCGTCGAGCCAGCTCATCGACACCGTCGTGTTCACGCTCGTCGCGTTCGCGGTCGCGCCCGCCGTCTTCGGCGTCGGCGCGGCGCTGCCCACGCCGGTGCTCGTCTCGCTCGTCGTCGGGCAGTACGTCCTCAAACTCCTCATCGCGCTGGTCGACACGCCGCTGGTGTACGCGGCGGTCGCGCTCGTCCGCCGCGAGGAGAGCGACGCCGCCGGCGTGAGCGCCTGA
- a CDS encoding ribbon-helix-helix domain-containing protein: protein MPKISVEMPGELLADLDEHVGDDGKFVNRSDAIRASVRKTLDVLDEIDARHGRLAEEGTEGKQATEGDAE from the coding sequence ATGCCCAAGATAAGCGTCGAGATGCCCGGGGAGCTCCTCGCGGACCTGGACGAGCACGTCGGCGACGACGGGAAGTTCGTGAACCGTAGCGACGCGATCCGTGCGTCGGTTCGCAAGACGCTGGACGTGCTCGACGAGATCGACGCGCGCCACGGTCGGCTGGCCGAGGAGGGCACGGAGGGGAAGCAAGCGACGGAGGGAGACGCCGAATGA
- the tatC gene encoding twin-arginine translocase subunit TatC, whose product MSSALDEDTRRSLADGRATAGAMLRSAQKDLQKVFLVFLAGFMGTFYALRLYVWDFLKSVTRAQLSEAAGQEVEIIAQTPFDVILLQAKIGLIVGIIVGIPPLLYFSRDALRERGAWPQAPVARWKLVVIFVLAVGLFAGGVAYGYLVFFPFMFAFLANNALSAGILPTYSIVKWAQFIALLTFSFGFAAQMPLAITGLSYAEIVPYETFREKWRHAVVGIFVFGAVFSPPDPFTQVMWAAPLLLLYGASLYLAKVVVTARRGSERIDAAATARLHWNVLAGVGVGVAAAVYLFYARGAAAAVNGVVAGTGLTNYRFATDLPVPALAALAAGLGIAAAVVALAYYVYAELDETTAVVGDAGDPDAIDLLALDETGVRAAPPEAFEGMTEPEALEAASTAMEADEPGKAQAILDRFDEAVAAGAAGAAEEDAGDGDAPARSGPPRDLFAGDVSPVGAIRRGTGFVDWRGRFGSLWNVLLGIAGVVAAAGYVLVERPTLADSVLVEYGTSAGAILAALGVSGTAALVAFAAAGIGLALLLAGLLGLYFAYAAGTDPDAVDIEVLTVDEVRRAPDAVFAGLSERRVNYLADRAAAAGDSAKARAVLDRFDELQAAREAAESSSGADAAGGSGGGPSIPGLSDDAGDRASRATGTLLEGVTDGERDEDDIGGYYDDLAFIAASLRSRLFVLVSVFGVTLASVFAFLYLGGIGDVKNNFVNRIPEEIVGVGAENFGVIVLHPVEALIFEVKISTIAGAVAVLPFMAYYAWPALRDRGFVRGRRQVVFGWVAALLAGLLGGLALGYTVIAPAVISWLVSDALAAGMVISYRISDFAWLVFFTTVGIGFLADVPVLMVLLNTTGVSYQAMRSRWREVTVGIMLVAALFTPADVFTMFLVTIPLMAAYGVGLLILWVLTLGGRRNLAEPTVDLTR is encoded by the coding sequence ATGTCGAGCGCGCTCGACGAGGACACCCGACGGTCGTTGGCGGACGGCAGGGCCACCGCCGGCGCGATGCTCCGGTCCGCCCAGAAGGACCTCCAGAAGGTGTTCCTCGTCTTCCTCGCCGGGTTCATGGGGACGTTCTACGCCCTCCGGCTGTACGTCTGGGACTTCCTCAAGTCCGTCACGCGCGCGCAGCTCAGCGAGGCCGCCGGCCAGGAGGTGGAGATCATCGCGCAGACGCCGTTCGACGTGATCCTCCTCCAGGCGAAGATCGGGCTGATCGTGGGGATCATCGTCGGGATCCCGCCGCTGCTGTACTTCTCGCGGGACGCGCTCCGGGAGCGCGGGGCGTGGCCGCAGGCGCCGGTCGCCCGCTGGAAGCTCGTGGTCATCTTCGTGCTCGCCGTCGGCCTGTTCGCCGGCGGGGTCGCCTACGGCTACCTCGTGTTCTTCCCGTTCATGTTCGCGTTCCTGGCGAACAACGCGCTCTCGGCGGGCATCCTCCCCACCTACTCCATCGTGAAGTGGGCGCAGTTCATCGCGCTGCTCACGTTCTCGTTCGGCTTCGCCGCCCAGATGCCGCTGGCGATCACGGGGCTGTCGTACGCCGAGATCGTCCCCTACGAGACGTTCCGCGAGAAGTGGCGCCACGCCGTCGTCGGCATCTTCGTGTTCGGCGCCGTGTTCTCGCCGCCGGACCCGTTCACGCAGGTGATGTGGGCGGCGCCCCTGCTGCTGTTGTACGGCGCGTCGCTGTACCTCGCGAAGGTCGTCGTCACCGCCAGACGCGGCAGCGAGCGCATCGACGCGGCCGCGACCGCGCGGCTCCACTGGAACGTGCTCGCCGGCGTCGGCGTCGGCGTCGCCGCCGCGGTGTACCTGTTCTACGCTCGCGGCGCCGCCGCGGCCGTCAACGGCGTCGTCGCCGGGACGGGGCTGACGAACTACCGGTTCGCGACCGATCTCCCGGTACCGGCGCTGGCGGCGCTGGCGGCCGGCCTCGGGATCGCGGCGGCAGTCGTGGCGCTCGCGTACTACGTGTACGCCGAACTCGACGAGACGACCGCCGTCGTCGGCGACGCCGGCGACCCCGACGCGATCGACCTGCTGGCGCTCGACGAGACGGGAGTGCGCGCCGCTCCGCCGGAGGCGTTCGAGGGGATGACCGAACCGGAGGCGCTCGAGGCCGCCTCCACCGCTATGGAGGCCGACGAGCCCGGGAAGGCGCAGGCGATCCTCGACCGCTTCGACGAGGCCGTCGCCGCGGGCGCGGCCGGGGCGGCCGAGGAGGACGCCGGCGACGGCGACGCGCCAGCGCGGTCGGGCCCGCCCCGCGACCTCTTCGCGGGCGACGTGAGCCCGGTCGGAGCGATCCGTCGGGGCACGGGCTTCGTCGACTGGCGCGGCCGGTTCGGCTCGCTGTGGAACGTCCTCCTCGGCATCGCCGGCGTCGTCGCCGCCGCCGGCTACGTGCTCGTCGAGCGCCCGACGCTGGCCGACTCGGTCCTCGTCGAGTACGGGACGAGCGCGGGAGCGATCCTCGCCGCCCTCGGCGTGAGCGGCACCGCGGCGCTCGTCGCGTTCGCCGCCGCCGGGATCGGGCTGGCGCTCCTGCTCGCCGGGCTCCTGGGGCTGTACTTCGCCTACGCCGCGGGCACCGACCCCGACGCCGTCGACATCGAGGTACTCACGGTCGACGAGGTCCGCCGCGCCCCCGACGCTGTGTTCGCGGGGCTCTCCGAGCGGCGCGTGAACTACCTCGCGGACCGCGCGGCCGCCGCCGGCGACTCGGCGAAGGCCCGCGCGGTGCTGGACCGCTTCGACGAACTGCAGGCGGCTCGCGAGGCCGCCGAGTCGTCGTCGGGCGCCGACGCCGCGGGGGGGAGCGGGGGCGGCCCGTCGATCCCCGGCCTGTCGGACGACGCCGGCGACCGGGCCTCGCGCGCGACCGGGACGCTCCTCGAGGGGGTCACCGACGGCGAGCGCGACGAGGACGACATCGGGGGCTACTACGACGACCTCGCCTTCATCGCCGCGTCGCTGCGCTCGCGGCTGTTCGTCCTGGTGTCGGTGTTCGGCGTCACGCTCGCGAGCGTGTTCGCGTTCCTCTATCTCGGCGGGATCGGCGACGTGAAGAACAACTTCGTGAACCGCATCCCCGAGGAGATCGTCGGCGTCGGCGCCGAGAACTTCGGCGTCATCGTGCTCCACCCGGTGGAGGCGCTCATCTTCGAGGTGAAGATCTCGACCATCGCCGGCGCCGTCGCGGTCCTCCCCTTCATGGCGTACTACGCGTGGCCCGCGCTGCGCGACCGGGGGTTCGTCCGCGGACGGAGGCAGGTCGTGTTCGGCTGGGTCGCCGCGCTGTTGGCGGGGCTCCTGGGCGGCCTGGCGCTCGGCTACACCGTCATCGCGCCGGCGGTCATCTCGTGGCTCGTGAGCGACGCGCTCGCGGCCGGCATGGTGATCAGCTACCGCATCAGCGACTTCGCGTGGCTCGTCTTCTTCACCACCGTCGGGATCGGGTTCCTCGCGGACGTGCCCGTCCTGATGGTCCTGCTCAACACGACGGGCGTGTCGTATCAGGCGATGCGCTCGCGCTGGCGCGAGGTGACGGTCGGCATCATGCTCGTGGCGGCGCTGTTCACCCCGGCGGACGTGTTCACGATGTTCCTCGTGACGATCCCGCTGATGGCCGCCTACGGCGTCGGCCTGCTGATCCTGTGGGTGCTGACCCTCGGGGGCCGGCGCAACCTCGCCGAGCCGACCGTCGATCTGACCCGCTGA
- the tatC gene encoding twin-arginine translocase subunit TatC, which yields MTGDSDPPEEPSAAPDGDGDAETAESTDPAESVEPSESAADEHEGGVGDDVGSDDDAERDDGETDDSAGSEDRPTDEESRIDRRSPFEDDDDGDGDTNGDGDGDSDGDDTHDSNDDGDGSTDDSDTDGVDTGGDDDDGGDDATGRGSIEPAPTAGEAPAVDESQPVPDAVAGERSGGGQSAANDGNGGGGAMTAAEKGMEAVNKGVGALGGGEAGGPDSDQEMPLAAHIEEMMRRLGIVFGIAGVVVVAVLLIGTVSPTVPSAEQIIEFLWDTHVGFEQNQPRVYGPLEFLLTKLKVASLAGLLVGLPVFVYETYRFMRPGLYPHERRYYLAAVPTSLILGLVGVAFTHFIVLPVIFDYFISYTEESAVLAFSLRETFNLILLMMGYMAVVFQIPLFIQLAIMMGLVTREWMEDRRLLFWSAFVGLAFIVSPDPTGMAPIIVGATMIALFEGTLALLRWTGN from the coding sequence ATGACCGGGGACTCGGATCCGCCCGAGGAGCCGTCGGCCGCGCCCGACGGCGACGGCGACGCCGAGACGGCCGAGTCCACCGACCCCGCGGAGTCCGTCGAGCCGTCGGAGTCCGCGGCCGACGAACACGAGGGCGGTGTCGGCGACGATGTCGGATCCGACGACGATGCCGAACGCGACGACGGCGAGACCGACGACTCGGCCGGGTCCGAGGATCGGCCCACCGACGAGGAGTCGAGAATCGACCGCCGCAGTCCGTTCGAGGACGACGATGACGGCGACGGTGACACCAACGGCGATGGTGACGGCGACAGCGACGGCGACGATACCCACGACAGCAACGACGACGGCGACGGTTCGACGGACGACAGCGATACCGACGGCGTGGACACCGGCGGCGACGACGATGACGGCGGTGACGACGCGACCGGTCGAGGATCGATCGAGCCGGCTCCGACCGCCGGCGAGGCCCCGGCGGTCGACGAGTCGCAGCCGGTGCCCGACGCGGTCGCCGGCGAGCGCTCCGGCGGCGGACAGTCCGCCGCGAACGACGGGAACGGAGGCGGGGGCGCCATGACCGCCGCCGAGAAGGGGATGGAGGCGGTGAACAAGGGCGTCGGCGCGCTCGGCGGCGGCGAGGCCGGCGGCCCCGACTCCGACCAGGAGATGCCGCTGGCCGCGCACATCGAGGAGATGATGCGCCGGCTCGGCATCGTGTTCGGCATCGCCGGCGTCGTCGTCGTCGCGGTGCTGTTGATCGGCACCGTCTCGCCGACCGTGCCGAGCGCCGAGCAGATCATCGAGTTCCTGTGGGACACCCACGTCGGCTTCGAGCAGAACCAGCCCCGCGTGTACGGCCCGCTGGAGTTCCTGCTCACCAAGCTGAAGGTGGCGTCGCTCGCGGGCCTGCTCGTCGGGCTGCCGGTGTTCGTCTACGAGACGTACCGGTTCATGCGCCCCGGGCTGTACCCCCACGAGCGCCGCTACTACCTCGCGGCGGTGCCGACGAGCCTGATCCTCGGGCTCGTCGGCGTCGCGTTCACGCACTTCATCGTCCTCCCGGTCATCTTCGACTACTTCATCAGCTACACCGAGGAGAGCGCGGTGCTCGCGTTCAGCCTCCGGGAGACGTTCAACCTCATCCTCCTGATGATGGGCTACATGGCCGTCGTCTTCCAGATCCCGCTGTTCATCCAGCTCGCCATCATGATGGGGCTGGTGACCCGCGAGTGGATGGAGGACCGCCGGCTGCTGTTCTGGTCGGCGTTCGTCGGCCTCGCGTTCATCGTCTCGCCGGACCCCACCGGGATGGCGCCCATCATCGTCGGCGCGACGATGATCGCGCTGTTCGAGGGGACGCTCGCGCTGTTGCGCTGGACCGGGAACTAG
- a CDS encoding ArsR/SmtB family transcription factor, whose translation MSNQTPKPGTDDGERGRSAGCCTATHDLRDDDVADDVETLAALGNDTRYEALRLVASDEDGVCVCELEPSLGVSQSAVSQALSRLFGAGLVERRKEGRWRYYSATPRAKRLLAVLDETRGPGDD comes from the coding sequence ATGAGCAACCAGACGCCGAAACCCGGGACGGACGACGGAGAACGCGGTCGGTCGGCGGGGTGTTGCACGGCGACCCACGACCTGCGCGACGACGACGTCGCCGACGACGTCGAGACGCTCGCGGCGCTGGGCAACGATACGCGCTACGAGGCGCTCCGGCTCGTCGCGAGCGACGAGGACGGGGTCTGCGTCTGCGAACTGGAGCCGTCGCTCGGCGTGAGCCAGAGCGCGGTGAGCCAGGCGCTCTCTCGGCTGTTCGGCGCCGGGCTGGTCGAGCGGCGCAAGGAGGGCCGGTGGCGCTACTACAGCGCGACGCCGCGAGCGAAGCGGCTCCTCGCCGTGCTCGACGAGACGAGAGGGCCCGGCGATGACTGA